In Lolium rigidum isolate FL_2022 chromosome 7, APGP_CSIRO_Lrig_0.1, whole genome shotgun sequence, the DNA window gtaggcggcggttgagcgtccgagccgctgacgcgttggGCCcgtgcctcctcgcctctcatttcgttgtgtcaggCGTGCCCAGAGTATCCCATGTGTAGCAGGGACGGGtttggggcgccggacaccgtattggaccgcgccggacaaaaagaaccTTTAGGACGCGCAACTGGCAAcgattttttatccggcgcgcctcAAATCTCTTTGAGGGACGGTTTAGAAGACGCGACTAGAGATGTTCCTACTATCTGTCCtctcttccttcttcctcctccctgagGATCCTGCCGCTCTCCGTAAGACTCCCCATGTTTTGATATTTCATTTTGCTCCTAGCATGGGTATGCAAGTTTCATAAGGAAGATCTAAAATATCTCAATTGCGTGTTTGAATTTCGTtgtttatttttaaataaaatcaAATGCATTCGTCTAGCAGTAAATAAATTTATGTATAGAGCTACCACGTCTAATACCTTTTTAATTTTGAATGAATATATTGATTAACATATTTCGCTTCCAAGCTGATTGATAGTGAATATCATAAAATAATTTAGTTTGTAAATACTGTTCGAAATTTTCCAAATGTTTTGCCTTGCCTTAGGTGCTCTCTTCATCCAACCGCATCAAGATACTCGATCCCCAGACTTCGTGACTGAACTTTGGTTCCGTAGATATATCTGGTTTGCAAGATTTTGAAAATGCAGGAATGgataaaacaaaggattaacatgACAAGCATATGAAATCCTAGAGAACGTAAACACGGAAATTTCTATTAGTACTTGTTTGATTGCATGATTGCATAGCAGGAAAAACATTAGAAATTTGTGTGAGGGAAAAGGTGCATGCCATATTTATCACTGAGACAATTAACAATTTTCATGGGTTAAGACCTAACGGAAATTTTCCTATAAAATTAAGTGCAAACTAGCTCATAGAAAATTACACATGGTTTCccatcctacaaatcaaacaaacTATATACTCCACACATGCATGCCTCATCTCGATCGGTCCTCACACGTACAGAGCGCAGACGTACGCACGATATAGTGGTAACCAAAAGTACACACATGCTGCTCTGTTTGCACAAGAcaataataaaagaaaaaaaaaggtctgGGAAGTCCACGGCAAGCATCAGGAGATGTCCTGTCGTGTCAATCCTAGACTCATAGCTAGAGCAGTCGAATAAAAACCCTAACTTGCTCTACCCTGCCCTGCCATCACACAGTCGTGCACTGACGCGCACATTTGTTACACTGCACGGTACATCTACGTACACACGCCACGGCAACACACGACATGCACACGCCCTGCTGCTTGTCATGTGTACCACATCCACGCAGTATGTACGTACGCGTACGCATGCATAGTGCTGAAAGTACGTCAGTACAGTACTCCGAGATACGCAGAGCCTCGCTTAGCCTAGCTTAGTGGAAATCGAAGAACAGCCCGTCGGCCTGCGGGTACAGCGAGAAGCCGCCGTGGAAGAGGCCGAGCTCCTCGGCCGCCAGGTCCAGGAACGCGTGGTAGTCCTCCGCCATCATGGCCGTGGTCACATTGGACGCCGCCGAGGAGTAGTCATCCCTGGGCGGTCGCAGCACCGCCGCTGCTGGCGCCCCTCCTTCCTTCTGTGGTGGCGCCGCTTCTTCGCGCACGGACTTGCGGCGGAAGGTGTCCCCGACCTCTGAGTTCCAGAGACGCAGGAAGACGTCGGAGGACGGCGCATCAGGCGCCCCGTGCTCAGCGGtggatgaggacgacgaggcggtgacgctggtggtggcggcggaggtggagagcATGGAGAGGCGCGCCTCGGCCTCGAGGCGGGCAGTCTCCCACTGGGCCGTGTGGCGCGCGGCGAGGGAGCTGGAGCTAGAgccggccagggccaggccgggGTGGTCGCCGGCCGGGTTGAGCGCCGCCTGCTGGCGGAGCTGCTTCTTGAGGTTGGTGTTCCAGTAGTTCTTGATCTCGTTGTCCGTCCGGCCCGGCAGCTGCGCGGCGATCATGGACCACCTGATCGAGAAGATCACCACGAGGACGGCagaacaaggtcagatctttggATTATATGGGCAATAAACGCAGATGACTTCATAAATGACGCCGATCTTTGATCATTCAATGAGCGTCCTCATTCAATTCAACACAGACGCACGAACTGTAGCGGTAGTAATAAACTGGAAGAACAGGACTCACTTGTTGCCGACGATGGCGTGGAGCTGGAGGATGGACTTGTGCTCCTCGGGGGTGAAGGGCCCGCGCTTGATGTCCGGCCGGAGGTAGTTCGTCCACCGCAGCCGGCAGCTCTTGCCGCACCGGTTCAGCCCTGCGAGCACACCGGCATGAGTTCGACCGTATTGAAACACCACTAGCTACCCGATTGCACAGAAGAACGACATGATTCTTCGCTGGAGCTACGTACCGGCGAGCCTGGGAAGCATGCGCCAGTTGCCGGGGGCGTTGGCCTGGACGTACTCGACGAGGAGCTTGTCCTCCTCCGGCGTCCACGGCCCTTTCTTCACCCCCTTGCTCTCGCAGCAGGGAGTCCTCCCCATGGCGCCGCCGCACCACCGCCGACGCAACACGCTATCACCGACGACTAGATCGATGTATCCTCCCTCTAGCAAGGCAGCGAGCTTGGGCGGTTGGCGACACAGACAAGGAGACGGGACGTGTGCAATGAATGCGGAGATGGATTTATAAGCCGAGGAGGGCCATAAATGCCCGGGATTTTCACCTGCTGCAACAACGAGAGTGGGAAAAAGGGCGTCGATAATAACTGGTCGAGCCGACGGGCAGAGGGAGAGCGCATTTATGACGCGCGATGTGCTTTCGTGCAAGTACGACGAGGGGCCAGGGCGATTTGAATGCGTAGGTAGGGGACGACCCCGTTGTCTGCTGTTGTCCAATGTTCCAGTGTACCACTGCAGGCTAGGCAGCATTTTCAACTCAACGACCAGTCTAGTAAAACTCAACGAGAGGTCACTCACTTCGATCAATCGAACTTTTACAGATGACCTGCAAAAAAAGTGCCACGTTATTTTACTACTTTACAGTTTAGTTTTTAGGGCTTAAGGGTTTaggtgtagggtttagggttttaggtttttcCTACTGACCTATATAAAGGGATGGCTACCCGAAAATAGCTAATGGAACCCGGGTACGGGCGAGGATGAAAAGAAACCCAATAAAACAACACCACGTGTCTGACACCACACGTATTTCCATATGTATTTATCTCGTATTTGCAATTGTCTGACAAACTGATTCACATTAACTCCTCCCAACCCCCTTCCTCTCCACCTCGTCCATCTCCGTTGCCCAAAATCATCTCCAGCCGACAACGCCTCCTTCAAGCAAGAGAGCTCCATCGTCGAACCCCACCGGATCTCGTCCTCCTCAACACTTGGGATCCCGTGGTCGCTGGCATCCTCCTCTCTGGCCCTCGGCAGGTGCCATCCTTGCGCGGCCAAGGGAGCCCTCACCAGATCCCGTTCGCCTCCATGTGCAGAGCCCGAGGTCAACGGCGTCCTCCTCACATGAGGAGTAACAGGAGTACCCCCTCCCCCCAACACCTGCTCCCGCCCCGAGCCCTCGAGCTCCAGCGCGTGGTGGTCCCTTGATGGATCTCTCTTGGTGTTTTTTCCCTTCCCGTGATGGATCTCTCTTGGTGGTTTAGCTTGGGGGCCTGTTTCGTCGCTTTTGCAGATTTCTGTCATTCTGTGTCTGCCTGGTTCTTGGAGCGACACGAATTTCGCCTTGGTTCTTGGAGCGACGCGAATTTCGCCTTGGTTCTTGGTTCGTGCTCCAGCCGCATGTTGTTTTCTTGTTCCATGGAAATTGGATATCTGAACGTGCTCTGCTCTCGAATGCTCTGTGAAATTAAGATAGAACTTAGCAGGAAACAGACGAGGTTTTAGTTAGTTTGTTTGTAGGTTCGATGTCCAGGTGGTCCGGCTGATTCAAATTCTCGCAGCAACGGAAATGTTAATGGCAGTGTCACAGACCTCAGttctttctttactaggattattGTTGTTTATGGAATCAATTTGACCCTTTTGCGTTTTTAATTCAGGAGAATGCTGGCCTTTCTCTAAGTTTATGTGTTAAATCATCGCACTTTCACGTTACTAATTGGTCTTCGTATGTTTTGAACGCAGGATCCTGCCTTTGGATCTTGAACTCTCTGCAAACACTGTCAAATGTTTGTGGAAGGATGCTGCTGATCAGGGTGTACTCGTGAGAATTTTGAGAACAGAATCAGGGTGAGGCCCCTCCCCGTGcggttttttttttgggtttggaTCATGTGATTATCAAACGGTGCAACAGGGTTCATCTCACCTTTTGTGCTAATGTAAAAAAGCAATCGATGTTTTGCAAGTTTTAATCCTGAGCATGTTCAGTTCCTCCATCGCTCAGCTTAACTATGAGATGATGCCCCGGTCCAGTCTTCAGATCAGGAAATCATTTTTTTCAGCACAAACTTGATTTGTAAACAGATGTCTCAAATATCAATGGTGTATGATATCATTTGTTGATATAATTTATGATTTAGTAATTTTTACTATCTGCGTCATTGATTAGTGATTTTGTGTTTAAATCTTTGTGTTCCATGACGGATCTTCCACATCTGCACCCTCAGTTTGTTGATTTTGACTATTTTCCATCAATGATTAATTGGGAGAACTATCAATGGCTATTTCCATATTTTAAAAATAATGTTTCAAAAATATTTTTACAATAGAAAACCATTAGTACAAAATGTCCATTTTGGTAATATTACGAGCTAAAAGTTAATCTTACAAATCCAAATTGCTTCCAAATGGAGTAATCAGTAGGAAAATTTTGTTTTTCGAGTTCCTCCGATGGAAAAATATCCAAAATATCTATTCCTATCATGCTAATTGTTACGTAGTTATGTAAGAGGCTTAATTTTCTGC includes these proteins:
- the LOC124671609 gene encoding transcription factor MYB17-like, with amino-acid sequence MGRTPCCESKGVKKGPWTPEEDKLLVEYVQANAPGNWRMLPRLAGLNRCGKSCRLRWTNYLRPDIKRGPFTPEEHKSILQLHAIVGNKWSMIAAQLPGRTDNEIKNYWNTNLKKQLRQQAALNPAGDHPGLALAGSSSSSLAARHTAQWETARLEAEARLSMLSTSAATTSVTASSSSSTAEHGAPDAPSSDVFLRLWNSEVGDTFRRKSVREEAAPPQKEGGAPAAAVLRPPRDDYSSAASNVTTAMMAEDYHAFLDLAAEELGLFHGGFSLYPQADGLFFDFH